CCCTTCCCACCTAATTCAAAGttccaaaagatgatttaATTGTTCTTGGAATCatcttaaaaataataatgtttCCTCCATTTAAGCCACGCAATGTCTTATTTTTGTATATCCGATACACCACGTTTTTCCATTTATATTGCATTTCTAGATGATTATTTTCCAGATAATTAGATGATTTACTCTATTCACTAGATTCATTGTGAACCTTAGTAGAATGAGttgttctcttttcttttccaattCTGAACGAGTAAATTACATAAGAACCCCTAAACCCAAAACCTTATATGCATTCTGAGTCTATAGCAGATCTGAGACCTCCCCAATATTGTCACAGTGAAGTTGTCAATGAGTGTCCAAGAGATGTCCATGAAAGGTGATGAACCACCCCCTGAATATATCATCAAGGAAAGCAAGTTTGGAGCTATAGAATCCTCACCAGAATTGGGTCAAATCCCCATCATTGATGTCAGTCTCTTCTCCCCATCATCAATTGGTACTAAGGAAGCAGAAATCGAGTTACACAAACTCAGATCAGCTCTAAGCTCATCAGGGTGCTTCCAGGTTAGACATGATTCTACCTTATTTTACCATAGTGCGAGGCTGCTTCAAGATTCTACTGCTACATAATTTCTAGCTAAATCGTTTAGCTCATCAAGTGATCGACTAGATGAACATGAGAGATAGATATATTACTATATCATGGACACGAGTAATATTTATCTTTCATTGTGCATGTCTTAATTTGTTGAACTCGGTTTTTCGGCTACTTGGGGTTTTCAGGCAATAGGTCATGGGATTACGATTTCCTTTCTGGATAAGGTACGCGAAGCTGCGACGCAGTTCTTTGATCTTCCGATGGAAGAAAAGCAAAAATACTCCAGAGAAATTTATGGTGGTCGTGAAGGATTTGGAGAGGATCTCATTGTCTCAGAGAAGCAAGTTCTTGATTGGTCGTACCGCCTAATTCTTCAAGTATTCCCTGAAGATCAAAGAAGGCTTGATCTCTGGCCAGAAAATccaaatgattttgggtacaTTAATTCTAAACACTGATTACATAATGCATGCATAGTTTTGTGTTAGTGAAGTCATTGACTAATTAGTCAACTTTTTTTTCAGAGAGGTTGTGCATGAATATGCAACAAAGGTGAAGTTTATGATGGATGTGCTGTTTAGGGCCATGgcaaaatcattgaatttgGAGGAGAACAGCTTTGTGGATAAGCTGCTTGGAGAGGGAGCTCTGATGCAGGCAAGATTCAACTTCTATCCGCCGTGTTCAAGGTCTGATCAGGTTCTTGGTGTGAAGCCACATACAGATAGGTCGGGACTGACAGTTCTGTTGCAAGACAAAGAAGTAGAAGGTCTTCAAGTTTTGGTGGATGGAAAATGGGTTAGAGTCCCCATTGTGCCTGATGCTATAGTTGTGAACCTCGGTGATCAAATGCAGGTAACAAACAAATAGAGCTTGCTCATCTTTCTAATGTGTTATGTGTTTCATTTCTTTCAATACCAATTTGAAGTTTCGTACTGGAATTTTAATACAATATGGTTCCTGCTGCAGATTATGAGTAATGCTATCTTCAAGAGTCCAATGCACAGGGTTGTGACAAACCCAGACAGAATGAGACTATCTGTGGCCTTGTTTAATGAACCTGATCCTGAAACTGAGATTAGTCCAGTGGAGAAATTGATAGATGAGACAAGGCCAAGGTTATACAAAAATGTCAAGAATTATGGCCGTATCAACTATGAATGCTATCAGAGAGGAGAAGTTGCACTTGAAACATTAAAGATCTGAGTTTCACATCTCTGTGCCTATATCATGTAGAAATAAAGTGTGTAAACACTATGAAACTTCTTAAATAAGTCGAACCCCTGTGATCATAATCATAGGCTATTAATTCTggtattttcttttataaacTTATCAATCCCATCAATTTCTTCAAGACAATAAATGACATCTTTTACTGCAT
This genomic interval from Argentina anserina chromosome 1, drPotAnse1.1, whole genome shotgun sequence contains the following:
- the LOC126787077 gene encoding protein SRG1-like isoform X2, with the protein product MSVQEMSMKGDEPPPEYIIKESKFGAIESSPELGQIPIIDVSLFSPSSIGTKEAEIELHKLRSALSSSGCFQAIGHGITISFLDKVREAATQFFDLPMEEKQKYSREIYGGREGFGEDLIVSEKQVLDWSYRLILQVFPEDQRRLDLWPENPNDFGAMAKSLNLEENSFVDKLLGEGALMQARFNFYPPCSRSDQVLGVKPHTDRSGLTVLLQDKEVEGLQVLVDGKWVRVPIVPDAIVVNLGDQMQIMSNAIFKSPMHRVVTNPDRMRLSVALFNEPDPETEISPVEKLIDETRPRLYKNVKNYGRINYECYQRGEVALETLKI
- the LOC126787077 gene encoding codeine O-demethylase-like isoform X1, with product MSVQEMSMKGDEPPPEYIIKESKFGAIESSPELGQIPIIDVSLFSPSSIGTKEAEIELHKLRSALSSSGCFQAIGHGITISFLDKVREAATQFFDLPMEEKQKYSREIYGGREGFGEDLIVSEKQVLDWSYRLILQVFPEDQRRLDLWPENPNDFGEVVHEYATKVKFMMDVLFRAMAKSLNLEENSFVDKLLGEGALMQARFNFYPPCSRSDQVLGVKPHTDRSGLTVLLQDKEVEGLQVLVDGKWVRVPIVPDAIVVNLGDQMQIMSNAIFKSPMHRVVTNPDRMRLSVALFNEPDPETEISPVEKLIDETRPRLYKNVKNYGRINYECYQRGEVALETLKI